The following coding sequences are from one Streptomyces angustmyceticus window:
- a CDS encoding LysR family transcriptional regulator — MSIELRHFRCFLAIADTLSITRAAERLHLTQPAVSRTLRQLEQELGLRLVDRSTHHLALTPDGLAFRDRAAVAVTAFDRALGAAHHTAWPLRLGHAWSAAGTDTTALLRRWHEEHPRTPLELLRIDDRTAGLARGDVDAALLRGEVRAPGLITEQLTTEPRVAGLPADDPLAHRATLSLVELADRTIALNTVSGTTTLDLWPAAARPASTITIGNTDDWLAAITGGRAVGVTTSATAEMHPHPSMAYVPLSDAPPVPVVIARRDGPGHPRVPDLIRLAHEVIGRTAGGAASGTASGSAGGTAGRSVGGAAPDGG; from the coding sequence ATGAGCATCGAGCTGCGTCATTTCCGCTGCTTTCTCGCCATCGCCGACACCCTCAGCATCACCCGCGCCGCCGAGCGCCTGCACCTCACCCAGCCGGCCGTCTCCCGCACCCTGCGCCAACTGGAACAGGAGCTGGGCCTGCGCCTCGTCGACCGCTCCACCCACCACCTCGCGCTCACCCCCGACGGCCTCGCCTTCCGCGACCGGGCCGCCGTCGCGGTGACCGCCTTCGACCGGGCGCTCGGCGCCGCCCACCACACCGCCTGGCCACTGCGCCTGGGCCACGCCTGGTCGGCCGCCGGTACGGACACCACCGCCCTGCTGCGCCGCTGGCACGAGGAGCACCCGCGGACCCCGCTCGAACTTCTCCGCATCGACGACCGCACGGCCGGCCTGGCCCGCGGCGACGTGGACGCCGCCCTGCTGCGCGGCGAGGTCCGCGCCCCGGGCCTGATCACCGAGCAGCTCACCACCGAGCCCCGGGTCGCGGGCCTGCCCGCCGACGATCCGCTGGCCCACCGCGCCACGCTCTCCCTCGTCGAGCTGGCCGACCGCACCATCGCCCTCAACACCGTCTCCGGCACCACCACCCTCGACCTGTGGCCGGCCGCGGCCCGCCCCGCCTCGACGATCACCATCGGCAACACCGACGACTGGCTGGCCGCCATAACCGGCGGCCGCGCGGTGGGCGTGACCACCTCCGCCACCGCCGAGATGCATCCGCACCCGTCCATGGCGTACGTCCCGCTCTCCGACGCGCCCCCGGTCCCGGTCGTCATCGCCCGGCGCGACGGCCCCGGCCATCCGCGGGTCCCCGACCTGATCAGGCTGGCCCACGAGGTCATCGGGAGGACGGCGGGCGGGGCGGCGAGCGGGACGGCAAGCGGATCGGCGGGCGGGACGGCAGGCAGGTCGGTGGGCGGGGCGGCGCCGGACGGTGGCTGA
- a CDS encoding GPP34 family phosphoprotein has protein sequence MTTPRDLLFVALDAPPDRAPAQGALSLALAGAELVDLREAGAVGLDGDRLVPGFRPAVADRLMDEAASSLDQQPPYESAEDWLWRRGRGLAAAYLAALEAEGQLTRQGGGRWKRFRAGELKPADSPAHRAATDRWAAGEPVLAALGASLGIGDERPADPPEVSDDAVATVLAAVDTAVRELEFERQRRALDEEAFSNVWRGYDGW, from the coding sequence ATGACCACACCGCGGGACCTGTTGTTCGTCGCCCTGGACGCGCCGCCCGACCGCGCCCCCGCGCAGGGCGCGCTGTCGCTCGCGCTCGCGGGGGCCGAGCTGGTCGACCTCCGCGAGGCGGGCGCCGTCGGCCTGGACGGCGACCGCCTCGTCCCGGGCTTCCGGCCCGCCGTGGCCGACCGCCTCATGGACGAGGCCGCGTCCTCCCTCGACCAGCAGCCGCCGTACGAGTCGGCCGAGGACTGGCTGTGGCGCAGGGGCCGCGGCCTGGCCGCCGCCTACCTCGCCGCCCTGGAGGCGGAGGGGCAGCTCACCCGGCAGGGCGGCGGGCGCTGGAAGCGCTTCCGTGCCGGTGAGTTGAAGCCGGCCGACTCCCCCGCCCACCGCGCCGCGACGGACCGCTGGGCCGCGGGCGAGCCCGTCCTCGCCGCGCTCGGGGCATCCCTGGGCATCGGCGACGAGCGCCCCGCCGACCCCCCGGAGGTCTCCGACGACGCGGTGGCCACCGTGCTCGCCGCCGTCGACACCGCGGTCCGGGAGCTGGAGTTCGAACGCCAGCGACGAGCCCTCGACGAGGAAGCCTTCAGCAACGTCTGGCGGGGCTACGACGGGTGGTGA